One window of the Bradyrhizobium sp. NP1 genome contains the following:
- the fabF gene encoding beta-ketoacyl-ACP synthase II produces MRRVVVTGLGMVSPLGCGVEPSWKRILNGESGARKIDTFDVSDLPSKIACSVPRGDGSGDTFNPDQWMEPKDQRKVDDFIIFAMCAARQALDDANWHPATEQERCATGVMIGSGIGGLSGIAETAILLKERGPRKVSPFFIPGRLINLASGYVSIEHGLKGPNHAVVTACSTGAHAMGDAARLIALGDADVMVAGGTESPISRIGIAGFCAARALSTGFNETPEKASRPYDKDRDGFVMGEGAGVVVLEAYEHAKTRGARIYAEVIGYGLSGDAYHITSPSPDGDGGFRSMTAALKRAGLTPSDIDYINAHGTSTQVGDEIELGAVERLLGNAASKVSMSSTKSSTGHLLGAAGAIEAIFSILAIRDNIAPPTINLDNPSVETAIDLVPKAARRREINVALSNSFGFGGTNASVIVQRVVN; encoded by the coding sequence ATGAGGCGAGTTGTCGTCACGGGCCTCGGCATGGTGTCGCCCCTGGGCTGCGGCGTCGAGCCAAGCTGGAAGCGCATACTGAATGGCGAGAGCGGCGCGCGGAAGATCGACACGTTCGATGTGTCCGACCTGCCGAGCAAGATCGCATGCAGCGTGCCGCGTGGCGACGGTTCGGGCGATACGTTCAACCCCGACCAGTGGATGGAGCCGAAGGACCAGCGCAAGGTCGACGACTTCATCATCTTTGCGATGTGCGCCGCACGTCAGGCGCTCGACGATGCCAACTGGCATCCGGCCACCGAACAGGAGCGCTGCGCTACCGGCGTGATGATCGGCTCCGGCATCGGCGGTCTCTCCGGCATCGCCGAGACCGCGATCCTCCTGAAGGAGCGCGGCCCGCGCAAGGTGTCGCCGTTCTTCATTCCCGGCCGCCTGATCAATCTCGCCTCCGGCTACGTCTCGATCGAGCACGGGCTGAAGGGGCCGAACCACGCGGTGGTAACTGCCTGCTCGACCGGCGCGCATGCGATGGGCGACGCCGCTCGGCTGATCGCGCTCGGCGATGCCGACGTGATGGTCGCGGGCGGCACCGAATCACCGATATCGCGAATCGGCATCGCCGGCTTCTGCGCGGCGCGCGCGCTGTCGACCGGATTCAACGAGACGCCGGAAAAGGCGTCGCGCCCCTACGACAAGGACCGCGACGGTTTCGTGATGGGCGAGGGCGCCGGCGTCGTTGTGCTCGAGGCGTACGAGCATGCCAAGACGCGCGGCGCGAGGATCTATGCCGAGGTGATCGGCTATGGGCTCTCCGGCGACGCTTATCACATCACCTCGCCGTCACCCGACGGCGACGGCGGGTTCCGCAGCATGACCGCCGCGCTGAAGCGCGCCGGCCTCACGCCGTCCGACATCGACTACATCAACGCGCACGGCACCTCGACGCAGGTCGGCGACGAGATCGAGCTCGGCGCGGTCGAGCGGCTGCTCGGCAACGCCGCATCGAAGGTGTCGATGTCGTCAACCAAGTCGTCGACCGGCCATCTGCTCGGCGCCGCGGGCGCGATCGAAGCGATTTTCTCGATTCTCGCGATTCGGGATAATATCGCGCCGCCGACGATCAATCTCGACAACCCGTCGGTGGAAACGGCAATCGACCTGGTGCCGAAGGCGGCGCGACGGCGCGAAATCAATGTCGCGCTGTCGAATTCGTTCGGTTTCGGCGGCACCAACGCATCCGTCATTGTTCAGCGCGTGGTCAATTAA
- a CDS encoding acyl carrier protein, producing the protein MSEIGERVKKIVVEHLGVEPEKVVDSASFIDDLGADSLDTVELVMAFEEEFGCEIPDDAAETILTVGDATKFLEKNAKS; encoded by the coding sequence ATGAGTGAGATTGGCGAGCGGGTTAAGAAGATCGTGGTCGAACACCTTGGTGTTGAGCCCGAAAAAGTGGTCGACAGCGCGAGCTTCATCGATGACCTCGGCGCCGACAGCCTCGACACCGTCGAGCTCGTGATGGCTTTCGAAGAAGAGTTCGGTTGCGAGATTCCCGACGACGCGGCGGAAACCATCCTGACCGTCGGCGACGCCACGAAGTTTCTCGAGAAGAACGCGAAGAGCTGA
- the fabG gene encoding 3-oxoacyl-[acyl-carrier-protein] reductase, with the protein MFDLTGRTALVTGATGGIGGAIATALHRQGATVTLSGTRREVLDKLAAELGERVHVLPCNLSDSAAVEALVPAAEQAMGQLDILIANAGITKDNLFVQLRDEDWNEVINVNLTATFRLARAATKLMMRKRFGRIIAITSVVGVTGNPGQGNYTASKAGLIGMIKTLAAEYARRNVTANCIAPGFIKTPMTDALNDKQREAILTRVPAGRLGTAEDVAAAAVYLSSNEASYVTGQTIHVNGGMAMI; encoded by the coding sequence ATGTTCGATCTGACTGGCAGAACGGCACTGGTGACCGGGGCGACCGGCGGCATTGGCGGGGCGATCGCGACAGCCCTGCATCGCCAGGGCGCAACCGTGACGCTCTCGGGTACGCGGCGGGAGGTGCTGGACAAGCTTGCCGCCGAACTGGGGGAGCGGGTGCACGTGCTGCCCTGCAACCTTTCAGACAGCGCGGCGGTGGAGGCATTGGTGCCCGCGGCCGAACAGGCGATGGGACAGCTCGACATCCTGATCGCCAATGCGGGGATCACCAAGGACAACCTGTTCGTGCAGCTGCGCGACGAGGACTGGAACGAGGTCATCAACGTCAACCTGACCGCGACGTTTCGCCTCGCGCGGGCGGCGACCAAGCTGATGATGCGCAAGCGTTTCGGCCGCATCATCGCCATCACCTCGGTGGTCGGGGTCACCGGCAACCCGGGGCAGGGCAACTATACCGCCTCCAAGGCCGGCCTGATCGGCATGATCAAGACGCTGGCCGCCGAATATGCGCGGCGCAACGTGACCGCCAATTGCATCGCGCCCGGCTTCATCAAGACGCCGATGACGGATGCGCTCAACGACAAGCAGCGCGAGGCGATCCTGACCAGGGTCCCCGCGGGGCGGCTCGGCACGGCGGAGGACGTTGCTGCGGCTGCGGTCTATCTGAGCTCGAACGAGGCCAGCTACGTGACCGGGCAGACGATTCACGTCAACGGCGGAATGGCCATGATTTGA
- the fabD gene encoding ACP S-malonyltransferase, which yields MTAAFTFPGQGSQAVGMGKALAEAFPAARAVFDEVDAALGEKLTATIWDGPAETLQLTENAQPALMAVSLAALRVLESEAGVSVGRDAAFVAGHSLGEYSALAAAGSLSAGDTARLLRTRGLAMQKAVPVGAGAMAALLGLDYETAVAVADEAAQGQVCQAANDNGGGQVVVSGDKAAVDRAVEIAKGKGAKRAMLLPVSAPFHCKLMQPAADVMAKALADVTIKAPAAPLVSNVLASAISDPDEIRRRLVEQVTGTVRWRESVAYMAGRGVTRFLEIGSGKVLSGLVKRIAEGAVGIAVGGPNDIAAAKEALAR from the coding sequence ATGACGGCAGCATTCACCTTTCCGGGACAGGGTTCCCAAGCCGTGGGCATGGGCAAGGCGCTGGCCGAGGCCTTTCCGGCCGCGCGCGCCGTGTTCGACGAAGTCGATGCCGCGCTCGGCGAGAAGCTGACCGCGACCATCTGGGATGGTCCGGCCGAGACCTTGCAGCTCACCGAGAACGCCCAGCCGGCGCTGATGGCGGTGTCGCTGGCCGCGCTGCGGGTGCTCGAATCGGAAGCCGGCGTTTCCGTCGGACGGGATGCAGCCTTCGTCGCCGGTCATTCGCTCGGCGAATATTCCGCGCTGGCCGCCGCCGGCAGCCTCTCGGCCGGCGACACCGCGCGCCTGTTACGCACGCGCGGGCTCGCCATGCAGAAGGCGGTGCCGGTCGGCGCCGGCGCCATGGCGGCGCTGCTCGGCCTCGACTATGAGACGGCTGTCGCGGTCGCCGACGAGGCTGCGCAGGGCCAGGTCTGCCAGGCCGCCAACGACAATGGCGGCGGCCAGGTGGTGGTTTCCGGCGACAAGGCGGCCGTCGACCGCGCCGTCGAGATCGCCAAGGGCAAGGGCGCAAAACGCGCGATGCTGTTGCCGGTGTCGGCGCCGTTCCACTGCAAGCTGATGCAGCCTGCCGCTGACGTGATGGCGAAGGCATTGGCCGACGTCACCATCAAGGCGCCGGCGGCGCCGCTGGTGTCGAACGTGCTGGCCTCGGCGATATCCGATCCCGATGAAATCCGCCGCCGCCTGGTCGAGCAGGTCACCGGCACGGTGCGCTGGCGCGAGTCGGTGGCCTATATGGCGGGCAGGGGCGTGACGCGCTTTCTCGAAATCGGCTCCGGCAAGGTGCTGAGCGGGCTCGTCAAGCGAATCGCCGAGGGGGCCGTGGGCATTGCGGTCGGCGGCCCGAACGATATTGCCGCCGCGAAGGAAGCGCTCGCGCGGTGA
- a CDS encoding diguanylate cyclase has protein sequence MQDDSKRLEARERARPGGRPARAVRSAIAWVVTGPHRQPAEIEGALLRQSLTKARPLVISVLSSSLMALIAALMTGAPWAYGWFSAELLIGGLRLWLTGRLAKAEALGRRGNTSAPIFAGFAAFTALSTGSYLCVASGEWPLIVMAGIGIASLVGAVSSRNAGTPRYGFLLICILTLPFAVAALRSPLPFLFVVGIQLPLYASGVIFVMLENYKVLLHLHHSERENRRLAQHDLLTGLPNRALNLQRFDELLASLRGARGNRMRRPFTVFCLDLDGFKDVNDRFGHAAGDAVLVAVATRLRESVRELDLVSRIGGDEFVILLPGISPEEASAIAERIIAAVAAPFEVGAQATVAIGISIGAASAPADGETADALLRSADRALYEAKIRGKNLFVTYRAASAAGLVPEPGVDSSTGTFGEQSRYLDWTG, from the coding sequence ATGCAGGACGACAGCAAAAGGTTGGAGGCGCGTGAGCGCGCGCGGCCGGGCGGCCGGCCCGCCCGTGCGGTGCGTAGCGCCATTGCCTGGGTCGTCACGGGCCCGCACCGGCAGCCGGCCGAGATCGAGGGTGCCCTGCTGCGCCAGAGCCTCACCAAGGCGCGGCCGCTCGTCATCTCGGTTTTGTCCTCGTCGCTGATGGCCCTGATCGCCGCGCTGATGACCGGCGCGCCGTGGGCCTATGGCTGGTTTTCAGCCGAGCTGTTGATCGGCGGGTTGCGGCTGTGGCTGACGGGCCGGCTGGCCAAGGCCGAGGCGCTCGGTCGTCGCGGCAACACCTCGGCGCCGATCTTCGCAGGCTTCGCTGCCTTCACCGCACTGTCCACCGGCAGCTATCTTTGCGTCGCCTCCGGTGAGTGGCCGCTGATCGTGATGGCCGGCATCGGCATTGCGAGCCTGGTTGGCGCGGTGTCCTCGCGCAACGCCGGAACGCCGCGCTACGGTTTCCTCCTGATCTGCATTCTGACGCTCCCCTTTGCCGTTGCGGCGCTGCGCTCGCCGCTGCCGTTCTTGTTCGTGGTCGGCATCCAGCTCCCGCTCTATGCCTCGGGCGTCATCTTCGTCATGCTCGAGAACTACAAGGTGCTGCTCCATCTCCACCATTCCGAGCGCGAGAATCGCAGGCTCGCGCAGCATGACCTGCTCACCGGGCTGCCGAACCGGGCGCTGAACCTGCAGCGCTTCGACGAGCTGCTTGCGAGCCTGCGCGGCGCGCGCGGCAACCGGATGCGCCGGCCGTTCACGGTGTTCTGCCTCGACCTCGACGGTTTCAAGGACGTCAACGACCGGTTCGGCCACGCCGCCGGCGACGCCGTCCTGGTCGCGGTCGCAACCCGGTTGCGCGAGAGCGTCCGCGAGCTCGATCTGGTCTCGCGCATCGGCGGCGATGAATTCGTCATCCTGCTGCCCGGCATCTCGCCCGAAGAGGCCTCGGCGATCGCCGAGCGCATCATCGCCGCCGTCGCCGCGCCCTTCGAGGTCGGCGCACAGGCGACTGTGGCGATCGGGATCAGCATCGGCGCCGCCAGCGCGCCGGCCGATGGCGAAACCGCGGACGCCCTGCTTCGGTCAGCCGACCGGGCGCTGTACGAAGCCAAGATTCGCGGCAAGAACCTGTTCGTGACCTATCGCGCCGCCAGCGCCGCGGGCCTGGTTCCAGAACCCGGCGTCGACAGCAGCACCGGAACATTCGGGGAACAATCGCGCTACCTCGACTGGACCGGATAG
- the rpsF gene encoding 30S ribosomal protein S6, translating to MPLYEHVFLARQDASPQQVDELTAQMSGIIQGLGGKVTKTESWGLRSLTYRINKNRKAHFVLLNVDAPSAAIAEVERQERISEDVLRYLSVRVDELEEGPSAMMRKADRDRERDDRGGGFRGGDRDGGGFRGGDRGGDRDRGPRRPRDDAEGGEEE from the coding sequence ATGCCTCTGTACGAGCATGTTTTTCTCGCGCGTCAGGACGCGAGCCCCCAACAGGTTGACGAGCTGACCGCTCAGATGAGCGGCATCATCCAGGGTCTTGGCGGCAAGGTCACCAAGACCGAGAGCTGGGGCCTGCGCTCGCTGACCTATCGCATCAACAAGAACCGCAAGGCGCACTTCGTGCTGCTCAACGTCGACGCCCCCTCGGCCGCGATTGCCGAGGTCGAGCGCCAGGAGCGGATCAGCGAGGACGTCCTGCGCTATCTCAGCGTCCGCGTCGACGAGCTCGAGGAAGGCCCCTCCGCCATGATGCGCAAGGCCGACCGCGACCGCGAGCGTGACGATCGTGGCGGCGGCTTCCGCGGCGGCGATCGCGACGGCGGCGGTTTCCGCGGTGGTGACCGCGGCGGTGACCGCGACCGCGGTCCGCGCCGCCCGCGCGATGACGCCGAAGGCGGGGAAGAGGAGTAA
- the rpsR gene encoding 30S ribosomal protein S18, with translation MADAGARRPFFRRRKTCPFTGPNAPKIDYKDSKLLMRYVSERGKIVPSRITAVSAKKQRELARAIKRARFLGLLPYVIR, from the coding sequence ATGGCTGATGCTGGTGCCCGCCGTCCGTTTTTCCGCCGCCGCAAGACCTGCCCGTTCACCGGTCCGAACGCGCCGAAGATCGACTACAAGGATTCCAAGCTGCTGATGCGTTACGTCTCCGAGCGCGGCAAGATCGTGCCGAGCCGCATCACGGCCGTGTCCGCCAAGAAGCAGCGTGAACTCGCCCGCGCCATCAAGCGCGCGCGTTTCCTCGGCCTCTTGCCCTACGTCATTCGCTGA
- a CDS encoding DUF2232 domain-containing protein has protein sequence MIAILLVALAAGAASALMFVSIVSGALISLLLLCLAPLPLMVAALGWGPLCASLGGVIAAAALAILFGSPLGVAFALAVVLPAWWLGHLALLGRPQPSAIASGSAVEPGLEWYPVGRLLLWIAGFATLTTAAALLTMGNDAATINNSLRSALLQFLKVVATESSARDIERLADMLAMLAPETAAIMAVMTLTLNLWLAASIAATSGRLQRPWPDLKNTALPPMTLAALSIALALCFTGGLPGLLAQIAATAMLMGYAFIGFAVLHTVTQSLNARAFWLAGAYAIVVMFSWLLLVMIALGIADAVFGFRARYLRRRPPPLPAS, from the coding sequence ATGATCGCCATTCTGCTTGTTGCCTTAGCTGCCGGCGCAGCGTCGGCGTTGATGTTCGTCTCGATCGTATCGGGCGCGCTGATTTCGCTGCTGCTGCTCTGCCTCGCCCCGCTGCCCCTGATGGTGGCAGCGTTGGGATGGGGACCGCTCTGTGCGTCACTCGGCGGCGTGATCGCGGCGGCCGCCCTTGCGATCCTGTTCGGCTCGCCGCTCGGCGTCGCGTTTGCGCTTGCCGTCGTCCTGCCCGCCTGGTGGCTCGGCCACCTCGCGCTGCTGGGACGGCCGCAACCCTCCGCCATCGCGAGCGGCAGCGCCGTAGAGCCGGGACTGGAGTGGTATCCCGTCGGCCGCCTGCTGCTCTGGATCGCGGGCTTCGCCACCCTGACCACGGCAGCGGCCCTGCTGACGATGGGCAACGACGCAGCGACCATCAACAACAGCTTGCGCAGCGCGCTCCTGCAGTTCCTGAAGGTGGTCGCGACCGAAAGTTCCGCCCGCGATATCGAGCGGCTGGCGGACATGCTGGCGATGCTTGCGCCGGAAACCGCGGCGATCATGGCGGTGATGACGTTGACGCTCAATCTCTGGCTCGCCGCCAGCATCGCCGCGACCTCCGGGCGGCTGCAGCGTCCGTGGCCCGACCTGAAGAATACCGCGCTGCCACCGATGACGCTCGCGGCGCTGTCGATCGCATTGGCCCTCTGCTTTACCGGAGGGCTCCCCGGCCTGCTGGCGCAGATCGCCGCGACCGCCATGCTGATGGGTTATGCGTTCATTGGCTTTGCCGTGCTGCACACGGTGACGCAGTCCCTCAATGCCCGCGCATTCTGGCTCGCCGGCGCCTACGCCATCGTCGTGATGTTCAGCTGGCTCCTGCTCGTCATGATCGCGCTCGGCATCGCCGACGCGGTGTTCGGCTTTCGCGCGCGCTATTTGCGCCGGCGGCCACCGCCACTGCCCGCTTCATGA
- the rplI gene encoding 50S ribosomal protein L9 — protein sequence MEVILLERVAKLGQMGEVVKVRDGYARNFLLKRKKALRATAENRAKYDGMKAELEANNIQAKSEASKVAEKIDGRDVVIIRQASEAGQLFGSVSVRDIVMALANDGVTVARPQVWLDAPIKAIGQQKVTIAVHPEVEASITVTVARSDEEAERIKRGEDISTRREDQDAAAEALAAAGEFFDPEAQHEDVAQPAPEAAPAEK from the coding sequence ATGGAAGTCATTTTGCTGGAACGCGTCGCCAAGCTCGGCCAGATGGGCGAGGTCGTGAAGGTCAGGGACGGTTACGCCCGCAACTTCCTGCTGAAGCGCAAGAAGGCGCTGCGCGCCACCGCCGAGAACCGCGCCAAGTACGACGGCATGAAGGCCGAGCTCGAGGCCAACAACATCCAGGCGAAGTCGGAAGCGAGCAAGGTCGCCGAGAAGATCGACGGCCGCGACGTCGTCATCATCCGCCAGGCCTCCGAAGCCGGCCAGCTGTTCGGCTCGGTGTCGGTCCGCGACATCGTCATGGCCCTCGCCAATGACGGCGTCACCGTGGCGCGCCCGCAGGTCTGGCTCGATGCGCCGATCAAGGCGATCGGTCAGCAGAAGGTGACGATCGCCGTTCACCCGGAAGTCGAGGCGAGCATCACCGTGACCGTGGCGCGCAGCGATGAAGAGGCCGAGCGGATCAAGCGCGGCGAAGACATCTCGACCCGCCGGGAAGATCAGGATGCCGCCGCCGAGGCGCTCGCCGCGGCCGGCGAGTTCTTCGATCCGGAAGCGCAGCACGAGGATGTCGCGCAGCCGGCGCCCGAAGCGGCCCCTGCCGAGAAGTGA
- a CDS encoding PaaI family thioesterase, which produces MTTGHDPDFAPIAKRIHDSVGRQGFMALVGAEIAELSRGRCTLSVYRRPELLQQHGFFHGGVTAFLVDNATTIAAASSRGQPALTAEYKLSLLSPAVGERLICRARVIKAGRQIAVVAADVFCLTGSAEKHTATALASIAMLQEEAAA; this is translated from the coding sequence ATGACGACGGGCCACGATCCGGACTTCGCCCCGATCGCGAAGCGAATCCACGACAGCGTCGGCCGCCAGGGATTTATGGCGCTGGTGGGCGCCGAGATAGCAGAGCTCAGTCGCGGTCGCTGCACGCTGAGCGTCTACCGTAGGCCCGAGCTTTTGCAGCAGCACGGCTTCTTCCATGGCGGGGTCACGGCCTTCCTGGTCGACAACGCCACCACCATTGCGGCCGCGAGCTCGCGCGGCCAGCCGGCGCTGACGGCCGAGTACAAGCTCAGCCTGCTGTCGCCGGCGGTCGGCGAGCGCCTGATCTGCCGCGCGCGGGTGATCAAGGCGGGCCGCCAGATCGCAGTGGTGGCGGCCGATGTGTTCTGCCTGACCGGTAGTGCCGAGAAGCACACTGCAACCGCGCTCGCCTCGATCGCGATGCTGCAGGAGGAGGCCGCCGCCTAG
- a CDS encoding TetR/AcrR family transcriptional regulator, with product MVALSVRDDLLAAGLAVFDREGLGGATVAAIRAQAGVSNGSFFHFFESKRELAGALFVEVLRHYHAALLAVLDPAPPAREGIAALIGAHLDWVVNSRREARYLFELSRNEWSEAVREAQRTENARFAEGIERWRAPLVASGELLAMTPALFASQIIGPAQIFCRAYLAARDRADPRQHGEALIACAIRALTPSERIAS from the coding sequence ATGGTGGCGTTGTCGGTGCGCGATGACCTTTTGGCTGCAGGGCTCGCGGTGTTCGATCGCGAGGGCCTTGGCGGGGCAACCGTCGCCGCGATCCGCGCACAGGCCGGCGTTTCCAACGGCAGCTTCTTCCATTTCTTCGAATCCAAGCGCGAGCTCGCCGGCGCGCTGTTCGTCGAGGTGCTCAGGCATTATCACGCTGCGCTGCTCGCGGTGCTCGATCCGGCGCCACCCGCCCGCGAGGGGATCGCGGCGCTGATCGGAGCGCATCTCGACTGGGTGGTGAACAGCCGCCGCGAGGCGCGCTATCTGTTCGAGCTGTCGCGCAATGAATGGAGCGAGGCGGTGCGCGAGGCGCAGCGCACCGAAAATGCGCGCTTCGCCGAAGGGATCGAGCGCTGGCGAGCGCCGCTCGTCGCGTCGGGCGAACTGCTGGCGATGACGCCTGCGCTGTTTGCAAGCCAGATCATCGGGCCCGCTCAGATCTTCTGTCGCGCCTATCTTGCGGCGCGCGACCGCGCCGATCCGCGGCAGCACGGCGAAGCACTGATCGCCTGCGCGATCCGCGCGCTGACGCCCAGCGAAAGGATTGCGTCATGA
- a CDS encoding cyclopropane-fatty-acyl-phospholipid synthase family protein: MDRLLRSLLSQFVRRGSMTFTTASGAKFTCGDGTGQPVAVRFVTHHAERRILLNPELALGEAYMDGTFVVEQGTIADALAILLDQPQVLPHWARPQWWARYLLLRHVRQFNPRKRAMNNVAHHYDLDGRLYSLFLDADKQYSCAYFDTPDTTLDDAQLAKKRHLAAKLLIRRSDRVLDIGSGWGGLGLYLAEMTGADITGITLSTEQLEVATARAAEKNLTRSVRFLLQDYRDIPGPFDRIVSVGMFEHVGVDFYDTFFERCADLLTDDGVMMLHSIGRSTGPDVTSPWIAKYIFPGGYIPALSEVFPAIERAGLLVCDTEILRLHYAETLKAWRERFMARREEAVQLYDERFARMWEFYLAASEMAFRKQNLMNFQVQLTKRQGVVPMTRDYIVHEEAKLRGVERGNRPRLKIAGE; the protein is encoded by the coding sequence ATGGATCGTTTGTTGCGGAGCTTGCTGTCGCAATTCGTTCGTCGTGGTTCGATGACATTCACCACCGCGAGCGGGGCGAAGTTCACCTGCGGCGACGGCACCGGCCAACCCGTCGCGGTGCGGTTCGTCACCCATCATGCGGAACGCCGCATTCTTCTCAATCCCGAGCTGGCGCTGGGCGAAGCCTACATGGACGGCACCTTCGTGGTCGAGCAAGGCACGATCGCGGATGCGCTCGCGATCCTGCTCGATCAGCCGCAGGTCCTGCCGCACTGGGCGCGTCCGCAATGGTGGGCGCGCTATCTGCTTCTGCGGCACGTACGCCAGTTCAATCCGCGCAAGCGCGCCATGAACAATGTCGCCCACCACTACGATCTCGACGGGCGGCTCTACTCGCTCTTTCTCGATGCCGACAAGCAATATAGCTGTGCCTATTTCGACACACCCGATACCACGCTCGATGATGCGCAACTCGCCAAGAAGCGCCATCTCGCCGCCAAGCTCCTGATCCGCCGCAGCGACCGCGTGCTCGATATCGGCTCCGGCTGGGGCGGCCTTGGGCTGTACCTTGCGGAGATGACGGGCGCCGACATCACCGGCATCACGCTCTCGACCGAGCAGTTGGAAGTGGCAACTGCCCGCGCCGCCGAGAAGAACCTGACGCGATCGGTGCGGTTCCTGCTGCAGGACTACCGCGACATCCCCGGTCCTTTCGATCGCATCGTCTCGGTCGGCATGTTCGAGCACGTCGGGGTCGACTTCTACGATACCTTCTTCGAGCGCTGCGCGGACCTGCTCACCGACGACGGCGTCATGATGCTGCATTCGATCGGCCGCTCCACCGGGCCGGACGTGACCAGCCCGTGGATCGCGAAATACATCTTCCCGGGCGGCTACATTCCGGCGCTGTCGGAAGTGTTTCCCGCCATCGAACGCGCGGGCCTGCTGGTCTGCGACACCGAGATCCTGCGGCTGCATTACGCGGAGACGCTGAAAGCCTGGCGCGAGCGTTTCATGGCGCGCCGCGAAGAGGCCGTGCAGCTCTATGACGAACGGTTCGCGCGGATGTGGGAATTCTATCTGGCGGCCTCCGAGATGGCGTTCCGCAAGCAGAACCTGATGAATTTCCAGGTCCAGCTCACCAAACGCCAGGGCGTGGTGCCGATGACGCGCGACTATATCGTGCATGAGGAGGCCAAGCTGCGCGGCGTCGAGCGCGGCAACCGGCCGCGGCTCAAGATCGCCGGCGAATAG